A window from Citrus sinensis cultivar Valencia sweet orange chromosome 3, DVS_A1.0, whole genome shotgun sequence encodes these proteins:
- the LOC102616011 gene encoding uncharacterized protein LOC102616011, whose translation MESTLKHPKLEKLHVQTHTQSHSQEATDKKNQEPVWDCGSTLYDSFELKSFKRQLDSAIVSRTLSMPHLPDRRATNPAPAPGPAPAPGPALTRKSSSKISRSLQKLLKSVFKSKQSSSSWLKLRDRSNDEYCVYYDKTGALTTIPEGPEIDFGGLSPEINSLRRTASERFTAPTLAISCA comes from the coding sequence ATGGAAAGCACTCTAAAACATCCAAAATTGGAGAAGCTTCACGTACAAACACATACACAAAGCCACTCGCAAGAAGCTACTGACAAGAAGAACCAGGAGCCTGTATGGGATTGTGGGAGCACACTCTATGACTCTTTTGAGCTCAAGTCATTCAAGCGTCAACTTGACTCAGCCATCGTTTCAAGAACCCTATCCATGCCTCACTTGCCCGATCGTAGAGCCACTAATCCAGCACCGGCCCCAGGCCCAGCACCGGCCCCAGGCCCAGCTTTGACCAGAAAATCATCTTCAAAGATCTCTCGGTCTCTGCAGAAGCTGCTCAAATCTGTCTTCAAGTCAAAGCAAAGTTCTAGTTCCTGGTTAAAGTTGCGTGACCGTTCAAATGATGAGTACTGCGTTTACTATGACAAGACTGGAGCCCTCACGACGATACCTGAAGGACCGGAGATAGACTTTGGTGGGCTGTCCCCGGAAATCAATTCTTTGAGAAGAACCGCGTCGGAGAGATTTACGGCTCCCACTCTTGCCATTTCTTGTGCTTAG
- the LOC127901235 gene encoding uncharacterized protein LOC127901235 yields MQQEYGVQLTYQQAYRAREVGLEIVRGNPAESYNLLPKYSHVLTTANEGTVTHLEQDGDGNFLYYFVALGSSIKGFMQYIRPVIAVDGTHLKGLYRGSMFVATCLDGNNQLYPLAIGIMDSENNDAWEWFMMKLHGVIGDRPELVIISDRCTAIRGAVLKVFHNATHGVCFYHVKGNIKSQFRMSKALWDEFEPAFINAAKAYGHEEFKRQLEGLWMIHSGAADYLENNVGTCNWARSQFQGRRYSILTTNIAESVNAFMREPRKFPVTHLVDHFRKTLQQWFYDRKIVAESMTTRLTTWADEIVTERRTIAERMIVRPVSPHRFQVIGGGLKERLVDLQKRTCSCRVFQLDQLVCAHAIAACLTHRVDFINLCSDFYTTESLAMAYAQPVEPIGDVADWEVSDEIQEL; encoded by the coding sequence ATGCAACAGGAATACGGTGTTCAGTTAACATACCAGCAGGCATATAGGGCGAGAGAAGTTGGTCTTGAAATAGTACGCGGCAACCCTGCAGAGTCATACAACTTGCTCCCTAAATACTCTCACGTACTAACTACAGCGAATGAGGGTACAGTCACTCACCTCGAGCAGGATGGAGATGGTAATTTCTTGTACTATTTTGTAGCACTCGGATCTTCCATCAAGGGGTTTATGCAGTACATCCGGCCTGTCATTGCTGTAGATGGTACTCATCTGAAGGGATTATATCGTGGAAGCATGTTCGTGGCAACATGTCTTGATGGTAACAATCAATTGTATCCGTTAGCCATTGGGATCATGGattcagaaaataatgatgCTTGGGAATGGTTTATGATGAAGTTACATGGAGTGATTGGTGATAGACCTGAGTTGGTAATTATCTCTGATCGATGCACTGCCATAAGGGGAGCCGTTCTTAAAGTATTTCACAATGCAACtcatggcgtttgtttttaccaCGTCAAAGGTAACATTAAGTCACAATTTAGAATGTCCAAAGCTCTTTGGGATGAATTTGAACCTGCCTTTATTAATGCAGCAAAAGCATATGGCCACGAGGAATTTAAGAGACAACTTGAAGGGTTGTGGATGATCCACTCGGGTGCGGCTGATTACCTAGAAAATAATGTCGGTACGTGTAATTGGGCAAGGTCTCAGTTTCAAGGTAGGAGGTACAGCATTCTTACCACCAACATCGCGGAGAGTGTTAATGCTTTCATGAGGGAACCTCGAAAATTTCCTGttactcatcttgttgatcacttCAGGAAAACATTGCagcaatggttttatgatagaaaaattgtgGCTGAATCAATGACTACTCGGCTAACAACATGGGCGGATGAAATAGTCACTGAGAGGAGAACTATAGCTGAAAGAATGATAGTTCGGCCGGTGTCTCCGCATCGCTTTCAAGTTATAGGCGGTGGGCTTAAGGAAAGGTTGGTTGACTTGCAAAAGAGAACTTGCTCCTGCAGAGTGTTTCAGCTTGATCAGCTTGTGTGTGCTCATGCAATTGCGGCGTGTCTAACACACCGGGTGGATTTTATTAACCTTTGCTCGGACTTTTACACTACAGAATCGTTGGCGATGGCTTATGCACAACCAGTGGAGCCAATTGGTGATGTGGCTGATTGGGAAGTTTCAGATGAAATTCAGGAGCTGTAG
- the LOC112497726 gene encoding uncharacterized protein LOC112497726 produces the protein MRPRMTMECILSWAMKICLRPRHWLVSTGMLVGRACRCSQRCLRALVSLAAVRRGQNVRRLPRPQIMKHAIDMSTSVDVNPLRGLEDSSLFAEFDRWFTGDIRVRRNVQHPRSFFQIILGTASMGWLGDEHIHEYLRLISEKQRQYPNALLQRVTHTDTFFWVFLNQLWNNGNCAVDSMVFDDRLNSYLCGRQHTMSKSMTDVDMLLIPVNLDGAHWVLARVDFRKNKVWIYDSLLTFRDDKRYKLKFKPLEVIFPRWLEYVGFYNIRPELRSEDPWKVIAVKSAPQQERGTGDCGVFVLMVTMYLMFRLRLEFNASHVEYFRKKIAVDIFNDDIIL, from the exons ATGCG GCCCCGGATGACTATGGAGTGTATACTGTCGTGGGCAATGAAAATTTGTCTACGCCCACGTCATTGGTTAGTTTCTACGGGGATGTTAGTGGGGAGAGCGTGCAGGTGTTCACAGAGGTGCCTCCGGGCGTTAGTAAGTTTGGCCGCGGTCAGGCGAGGACAGAACGTCCGGAGGTTACCTCGACCCCAAATCATGAAGCATGCGATTGACATGAGTACGAGTGTGGATGTAAATCCACTGAGAGGATTGGAGGACTCTAGTTTGTTTGCTGAGTTTGATCGATGGTTCACTGGTGATATCAGAGTCCGCCGGAACGTCCAGCACCCGCGgtcattctttcaaataattttggggACAGCTTCGATGGGATGGCTAGGCGATgag CATATTCACGAGTATCTCCGCTTGATTAGCGAGAAACAACGGCAGTATCCAAATGCCTTACTCCAACGTGTCACACATACGgacacatttttttgg GTGTTCTTGAATCAGTTATGGAATAACGGGAATTGTGCAGTCGATTCAATGGTATTCGACGACCGCTTGAATAGTTATCTTTGTGGGCGACAGCACACAATGTCAAAATCAATGACGGATGTCGATatg TTACTCATCCCTGTTAACTTGGACGGCGCACATTGGGTACTAGCACGAGTTGACTTTCGGAAAAATAAAGTCTGGATTTATGACTCATTACTCACATTTCGCGACGACAAAAGGTACAAGTTGAAATTCAagccacttgaagttatattccCTCGATGGTTGGAATATGTTGGCTTCTACAATATACGACCTGAGTTGCGGAGTGAAGACCCGTGGAAAGTTATCGCAGTTAAGAGCGCGCCGCAACAAGAAAGAGGCACTGGCGATTGCGGTGTTTTTGTATTGATGGTTAcgatgtatttaatgttcAGGCTTAGGTTGGAGTTTAACGCTAGTCATGTCGAGTACtttagaaagaagattgcggttgatatatttaatgacgaTATTATATTGTAG
- the LOC102616287 gene encoding probable GABA transporter 2 isoform X2: MAQPTQPDPFLEVCRDSDAGAAFVLESKGEWWHAGFHLTTAIVGPTILTLPYVFRGLGWGLGFTCLTVMGFVTFYSYYLMSKVLDHCEKAGRRHIRFRELAADVLGSGWMFYFVIFIQTAINTGVGIGAILLAGECLQLPTFHSLRHINLVSLLLSLGYSFLVVGACINAGFSKNAPPKDYSLESSKSARIFSAFTSISIIAAIFGNGILPEIQATLAPPATGKMVKGLLMCYSVIFVTFYSAAVSGYWAFGNESNSNILKSLMPDNGPSLAPTSVIGLAVVFVLLQLFAIGLVYSQVAFEIMEKKSADVKQGLFSKRNLIPRLILRTLYMMFCGFMAAMLPFFGDINGVVGAIGFIPLDFILPMLLYNMTHKPPKTSIIYWTNISIMAVFTGAGFMGAFSSTRKLILDANKFKLFSSDVVD; the protein is encoded by the exons ATGGCTCAGCCTACTCAACCGGACCCCTTCTTGGAGGTCTGCCGAGACTCCGATGCCGGCGCCGCCTTTGTTCTGGAGTCAAAAG GGGAGTGGTGGCACGCGGGGTTTCATCTAACGACGGCGATAGTGGGACCGACGATACTGACGCTGCCGTACGTGTTTCGGGGGCTAGGCTGGGGCCTGGGATTTACATGCTTAACGGTGATGGGATTTGTCACCTTCTACTCTTATTATCTAATGTCTAAGGTTCTAGACCACTGTGAGAAAGCTGGTCGTCGCCACATCCGATTCCGCGAGCTTGCCGCCGACGTTTTAG GGTCCGGAtggatgttttattttgtaatatttattcaaacGGCGATCAACACTGGAGTAGGAATAGGAGCAATTTTACTTGCGGGAGAATGCCTAcag CTTCCAACCTTCCACTCCCTCAGACACATCAACCTTGTCTCTCTGTTGCTTAGCTTGGGCTACAGTTTCCTTGTAGTTGGTGCTTGTATTAATGCAG GATTCTCTAAAAATGCTCCTCCAAAGGACTATTCCTTAGAGTCTTCAAAATCAGCAAGGATTTTTAGTGCCTTCACTTCTATCTCCATAATAGCTGCCATTTTTGGAAATGGGATACTACCTGAAATACAG GCAACTTTGGCTCCACCAGCTACCGGGAAAATGGTAAAAGGCCTTCTAATGTGTTACAGTGTAATTTTTGTTACGTTCTACTCAGCTGCAGTTTCTGGATACTGGGCATTTGGAAATGAATCGAATTCAAACATTCTCAAGAGCCTAATGCCAGACAATGGACCTTCGTTGGCTCCAACATCAGTTATTGGTCTAGctgttgtttttgttcttcttcAGCTTTTTGCTATTGGCTTG GTATATTCTCAAGTAGCTTTTGAGATCATGGAGAAGAAATCAGCCGATGTAAAGCAAGGGTTGTTTTCGAAAAGAAACCTTATTCCAAGGCTGATTCTTCGAACACTGTACATGATGTTCTGTGGATTCATGGCAGCAATGCTTCCATTCTTTGGAGACATTAACGGTGTGGTTGGGGCGATTGGCTTTATCCCTCTTGATTTCATCCTCCCAATGCTTCTCTACAACATGACCCACAAACCTCCCAAAACGTCCATCATCTATTGGACCAATATTTCTATCATGGCTGTGTTCACAGGTGCTGGATTTATGGGTGCATTCTCCTCCACAAGAAAGCTGATTCTTGATGCGAACAAGTTCAAGCTCTTTAGCAGTGATGTGGTTGATTAA
- the LOC102616287 gene encoding probable GABA transporter 2 isoform X1, protein MAQPTQPDPFLEVCRDSDAGAAFVLESKGEWWHAGFHLTTAIVGPTILTLPYVFRGLGWGLGFTCLTVMGFVTFYSYYLMSKVLDHCEKAGRRHIRFRELAADVLGSGWMFYFVIFIQTAINTGVGIGAILLAGECLQIMYSDLYPNGSLKLYEFIAMVTVVMIVLSQLPTFHSLRHINLVSLLLSLGYSFLVVGACINAGFSKNAPPKDYSLESSKSARIFSAFTSISIIAAIFGNGILPEIQATLAPPATGKMVKGLLMCYSVIFVTFYSAAVSGYWAFGNESNSNILKSLMPDNGPSLAPTSVIGLAVVFVLLQLFAIGLVYSQVAFEIMEKKSADVKQGLFSKRNLIPRLILRTLYMMFCGFMAAMLPFFGDINGVVGAIGFIPLDFILPMLLYNMTHKPPKTSIIYWTNISIMAVFTGAGFMGAFSSTRKLILDANKFKLFSSDVVD, encoded by the exons ATGGCTCAGCCTACTCAACCGGACCCCTTCTTGGAGGTCTGCCGAGACTCCGATGCCGGCGCCGCCTTTGTTCTGGAGTCAAAAG GGGAGTGGTGGCACGCGGGGTTTCATCTAACGACGGCGATAGTGGGACCGACGATACTGACGCTGCCGTACGTGTTTCGGGGGCTAGGCTGGGGCCTGGGATTTACATGCTTAACGGTGATGGGATTTGTCACCTTCTACTCTTATTATCTAATGTCTAAGGTTCTAGACCACTGTGAGAAAGCTGGTCGTCGCCACATCCGATTCCGCGAGCTTGCCGCCGACGTTTTAG GGTCCGGAtggatgttttattttgtaatatttattcaaacGGCGATCAACACTGGAGTAGGAATAGGAGCAATTTTACTTGCGGGAGAATGCCTAcag ATAATGTATTCAGATCTTTATCCCAACGGGTCTTTGAAACTGTACGAGTTCATAGCAATGGTGACAGTGGTAATGATAGTTCTCTCTCAGCTTCCAACCTTCCACTCCCTCAGACACATCAACCTTGTCTCTCTGTTGCTTAGCTTGGGCTACAGTTTCCTTGTAGTTGGTGCTTGTATTAATGCAG GATTCTCTAAAAATGCTCCTCCAAAGGACTATTCCTTAGAGTCTTCAAAATCAGCAAGGATTTTTAGTGCCTTCACTTCTATCTCCATAATAGCTGCCATTTTTGGAAATGGGATACTACCTGAAATACAG GCAACTTTGGCTCCACCAGCTACCGGGAAAATGGTAAAAGGCCTTCTAATGTGTTACAGTGTAATTTTTGTTACGTTCTACTCAGCTGCAGTTTCTGGATACTGGGCATTTGGAAATGAATCGAATTCAAACATTCTCAAGAGCCTAATGCCAGACAATGGACCTTCGTTGGCTCCAACATCAGTTATTGGTCTAGctgttgtttttgttcttcttcAGCTTTTTGCTATTGGCTTG GTATATTCTCAAGTAGCTTTTGAGATCATGGAGAAGAAATCAGCCGATGTAAAGCAAGGGTTGTTTTCGAAAAGAAACCTTATTCCAAGGCTGATTCTTCGAACACTGTACATGATGTTCTGTGGATTCATGGCAGCAATGCTTCCATTCTTTGGAGACATTAACGGTGTGGTTGGGGCGATTGGCTTTATCCCTCTTGATTTCATCCTCCCAATGCTTCTCTACAACATGACCCACAAACCTCCCAAAACGTCCATCATCTATTGGACCAATATTTCTATCATGGCTGTGTTCACAGGTGCTGGATTTATGGGTGCATTCTCCTCCACAAGAAAGCTGATTCTTGATGCGAACAAGTTCAAGCTCTTTAGCAGTGATGTGGTTGATTAA